The Staphylococcus haemolyticus region CTTTACAAATTTCTCTGACACGAAATCAAACCACCTTAATTAAAAGTTTTATTTTTGTCGATTTTTAAAAAGCTTACTCTAAAATTGAATATAGCTATATTATATAACAATCTTTACTTTACTTAAAAGTAAATAAAAAAGGGAGAGAACATGAATCCACAAGTGAATTCGCCGTTCTACTCCCAATTAGGAATGATTAAGACGATAAATACACTTAATCATACAACGAAATATAGACAAAACTTATTTTCAATTAACGTCTAGTTCTTCTAGAACGTCTTTCTTCTCTATTTCTGATAAAGCTAGGAATATCGTCATCTTTAGTAGTATGACTTCTTTCTGATACACTTTCAGAAGAACGAGAGCTTGATGAGCTTTGAGAGAATGATTCTTCTCTTGGCGTACTTGTTTGTGTTGAAGTGCTTGAAGTTGCACTTGTTCCGAAACCAGTACTTGAAGCTTTACGTCCTTGTGAAGTTGGTTTATCTTCAAAACCAGTAGCAATTACAGTTACTACGATTTCATCTTGTAGTTCAGGATTGATAACTGTACCAAAGATCATATTTACATCTTCATCTGCAGCATCTTGTACGATGTCAGCCGCTTCTTGAGCTTCAAATAATGATAGTGATTCCCCACCAGTGATGTTCATTAACACACCTTGAGCACCAACGATTGAAGTTTCAAGTAATGGTGATGAAATTGCTTTTTTAGCTGCTTCAACTGCTCTGTTCTCTCCAGAAGAGACACCAATACCCATTAAAGCAGAACCTTGGTTAGACATAATTGTTTTAACGTCAGCAAAGTCTAAGTTTACTTCACCTGATACAGCGATTAAGTCAGAGATACCTTGAACACCTTGACGTAATACATTATCTGCTTCTTTAAATGCTTCCATCATTGGAGTTGATTTATCAACGATATCTAATAAGCGATCGTTAGGGATAACAATTAGTGTATCTACTGCTGCTTTCATAGATTCAACACCAGCTGCTGCTTGAGTTGAACGTTTACGTCCTTCAAAACCGAATGGACGTGTTACTACACCAACAGTTAATGCTCCCATTTCTTTAGCAATCTTAGCTACTACTGGTGCAGCACCTGTACCAGTTCCGCCACCCATACCAGCAGTTACGAATACCATATCTGCACCTTGGATTGCATCTTCAATTTGTTCACGTGACTCTTCAGCTGCTTTTTTACCAATTTCTGGATTTGCACCAGCACCAAGTCCGCGTGTTAATTTCTCACCAATTTGGATTTTAGATTCTGC contains the following coding sequences:
- the ftsZ gene encoding cell division protein FtsZ, which translates into the protein MLEFEQGFNHLATLKVIGVGGGGNNAVNRMIDHGMNNVEFIAINTDGQALNLSKAESKIQIGEKLTRGLGAGANPEIGKKAAEESREQIEDAIQGADMVFVTAGMGGGTGTGAAPVVAKIAKEMGALTVGVVTRPFGFEGRKRSTQAAAGVESMKAAVDTLIVIPNDRLLDIVDKSTPMMEAFKEADNVLRQGVQGISDLIAVSGEVNLDFADVKTIMSNQGSALMGIGVSSGENRAVEAAKKAISSPLLETSIVGAQGVLMNITGGESLSLFEAQEAADIVQDAADEDVNMIFGTVINPELQDEIVVTVIATGFEDKPTSQGRKASSTGFGTSATSSTSTQTSTPREESFSQSSSSSRSSESVSERSHTTKDDDIPSFIRNREERRSRRTRR